The DNA sequence TGCTTTGCGTAATATTCCTTCAATCTGGGCATTAAATTTTCTTCGCCTTTTTTGCTTAATAAGGCATCTTCCTGATAGTACAGACGACGAAAGGTTGGTGAATCAACGTCTTGATCCACACGATTGACTGGTCCTTTAATCTCATAACCAGGCTTATCTACTCTAAATGGCTCACGATTAAAATATACTTCCCCTTGTTCTGATTCCCATCCCATCATCGTATCAATGGACTTTGCATCACCAAAGCTGCTGGCAGCAATTCCCCCGAGTGCCGCTACCCCTCCAGCAAGCCCGGCAAATTTAAATAAAGAACGTCTGCTGATTTGAACAGATTTAATCTTGTCTGCTACCGAGCCATTTTCTAACTGGTTATTTTCCATCCTGTTCACTCCATTCCAATTTGTGAAAATAAAAAAGATAATGTTAAAAGTCCCTTAGATGCTAAACATTTGCGCTATGAAGTTCTGGTTTTTTTAGACTTGTGAGTCTATACCTTTCCTCCTTTACTTTAAAATACAGATCATATCTTAAACACGAGCGCTCGTATTCAGTGTATAGCAGTCAACTTTTTGTGTATGTTAAACAAATACTTTTCTGAATATTCAGAAAAGTAAAAGTAAAACTGGCTTTGATCAAATGATGTATTCCTTTAGGATAAGCCCCATTCTGACAACCCTAAGTATTTTTGTATAATGCAAACAAAGGAGCAATAGACTATTTCAGACTAATGCTCCCCAAAATATTCGCCTTATTATTTTATACAACATATATTATCGGGGCACTTCTTAGTTTTTGTTCAATGTGTATTCAGACTCCTGAACCTGAATCCCCCAATGTGCAAGTTGTTTTAGAATCGGCATCAGGTCACTACAAAGGTCCGTCAATGCATATTCAACCCTCACCGGCATCTCCATATATTGTTTACGGTAGATAAGACCGTCTTCTTCCAATTCCTTCAATGAACCTGCCAACATCGTATTTGTTATGCCTCTAATCTTGCGTTTCAGTTCATTATACCTTGTTATACCGTCTTGATTAAGCGCGCATAAAATGGGTACTTTCCATTTTCCGCCTATTAACCTTAATGCACTTCCTAATGGACAATCCTCCATACATGGGCAGTTATTTCTGCATGCGCTGTTGTTTTGATCGCTTTTCATAGTCAGTTTTTCCTTACCTACTCATCATTTTCTGCGTACTTGAAAAATAAAATCCAGGTAGTAATATTGTACTAGGTAGCAAAACTAAAGTAAAGACTATCAAAAAATATTAAGGAGATGGCGAGATGGTTATTAATGAAGGGGTCAAAGCAGTCATTGAGGGTTCGGCCTTTCTTTCCCTTGTCACACTGGGTGCAGATGGCATTCCTCACCCAATTATTGTTGGCAAAGGCGAAGTTGTAGGTGACACAGTAGTCTTCGGCATTTACAAAATGGACGTAACACAACAGAATTTAGCAGCTGACAAAAACATATGGGTTGTTGCAGCCACAATGGACGGCGGACCTAAAGGCTATCGTCTCAATGGTACAGCTGAGGTCAAGGATAAGAAGCTCATTTTCACCCCAGCAAAAGTTGATGCTCTGATATAAACCTTCTTTCTAGGAGCTATTGACACTAATGTAAATAAATTAAGGTAATATGAGTCCCATCTCTAACGCTTCAATATTATTTTGAGGCGTTTTCCTTTTTTCTTGGGCAGCGTAGACATACAAGATACTCCGCTGGATACTCCACTCACACATTCTCGCAGCTACAATATTTGAAGTGATAAAAAGCCAGGATTTTCTCCTGGCTCGAGACTGTAGTAATCTTCTATGACATTAAATAAAACAGCCTGAAATTGACCTATTAACTTATTTCGGTTATTTTTTCTTAGTTTCCCTTATTCTCTTTGTTTAAAAGAGCGCCAGGAAAGTTACATAGGCAAAAATCATTTCCTGCCCGATATCCCAATTCATACCCATCGCAGGATCTTTATCTGCGAGCTCCGGATGCTCTTTTACGATATCACTCCAAGAGATCAACAATTGTTCTTCCACCGTGAAGCACCTCCTATTAATAAATACCATACTCCATGACAAACTTGTTTACGGCGATGATGTTTTCCACCTTGCCGTCAGCTGCCGAAAGAAGTTCCTTATCGGTTGAGAAAATATATCCTCCGCCAGGAGCCAGATCATCCAATAATTCTTTCGCTTTGGTAATACATTCTTCCTTCGTGCCATATTGTAACAACGTTAACGGAAAAAGACCTAGTATGCACATGGTATTTCCAAGCTTCTGTTTAAGTTCTTTAGAATCGCCGTGTTCGAACCATCCCAGTGTTTTCTTGGCAGGCAGATCTTGAAGATGATCATAGTAGCGTGACCAATCTCCTTCATAGAATGGCATTGGAATTACTCCATTAGCCACGAAGGCCTCGATAATCGTTTTAAACATAGGCCAGTAAAATTTATCAAAATCTGCTGTTTTAAGCATAGTAGGTAAATGTAAAGGAAGTAGGATGATTTTGGGGTTTGCTTTCGGTGGTGTTGAAAACATCTGACCCATTCCAAACCTTATTACTAACGGAGTAAGTGCCTGCGCAGCCTCAAGCAATTCTTCAGGCCGACGACGCATATCCATAAATGCGCCTTTAATACCCCGGAAGAAATCGGCAATCCAATCTAATGGCATTATTGCTAAACCATCAAATAGCATAGGTATTCCATACTGGGTTATTAGATTAGCCTCTGCAGCGCCCTTTTTCGCTCCATACATACCAAATTGCATAGCGCCTTTTGCTAGTGCTAAATCCTTTGCAGGTGATTCTTTTGCCAATTCCGAATATTTCCGCGGCAAAACTTTTTCCACCATGAACCTAAATGGGTCTTTAATAAATTCAGGATATTCTTCGCTAGTCATTACTTCCGCATTCTCATCTGAATATTGAACAATGTTGCTTTCATTCAAATAATGAAAAGATTTACTGCCCAAAGCCTGATACATGCCACCGGGTCTGGCGTAAAACATGTGCAAGACGTCCATCGGTATGTCGTTAACTACTTTTAGAAGAGACTTACTGCATTTATCCAAATCCCAGTTGGATTCGGAGTCAGTGTACCCTGCATAGTAGGAAGACCATGTTCCAAGAGCGGAAGAGATCGGAACTCGATCCGGTTGTTCTAGATTAATGGCTTTGTAAACTCTTTCTACACGTTTTTGGTAAAGGTTCATTATTTCACTCATCAATCAACCCACCCATCTTTGGCATATTTTGACCCCTTCAGCTGCGTTTGTCGAAAAGGCGTCCGCCCCTATGCTTTGACATACATTCTCATTAACGGGTACTCCGCCGATAATCACCTTGACTGAATTTCTAAGGCCCGCATTGTTCAGTCCATCAACCGTTTCTTTCATACTATCCAGCGCTAAAGTCAGTACGCCGCTTAAGCCTACGATATCAGGGTTAACCTCTTTAACCTTGTCCACGATCTGGCTAACCGGAACATTGATCCCCAGGTCGATCACCTCGAAATTTGCGGCTTCAACCATGGATCTGAAAATATTTTTGCCGATATCATGAAGATCTCCGAAAACGGTAGCCAGGACAATCATTCCGCCTTTTGCTGAAGATCCTGCACTTAAAACCGGTTTGAGCTTGTCCATTACGTTTTGCAAAACTTCCCCGGCGAAGACCAGGTCTCCGATAAAGTACTCGCCCGAATCATAGCGTTCACCTACGAGCGTCATACCTTGCTGACAGGCTTTAACAACTTCTTGAACTTCGGCGGCGTTGTCGTCTTTGCTTAGCACTTCATCAATCGCCTTGTTTAACACGTCTTCGTCCAAATCGGACATCGCTTGAATCAGGGCTTTCAAATCCATCACTTCAAACCATCCTCCTTAAACTTTTTACAGCTATTTTTTAGTCTATTGATAATAAAGTTTGCTGTCTATACAAGTAAATATATCATAGATAAAATTTAATAAAGCTTAGCGCTTACTAAGGGTATAATTTATATATTTTAAATTTTCAAAATTATTTACCGTATTATTTATACAACAGTTTTTACCCAATTTCATTGTGGATTATTTTTATTGGCCTAACAAATAATAACAAATAATTTTTATATTATTTGGAAATGCTTTAATTATCCTTATTTTCTGACGATTCCTTTGTTTTGCTTTTCTGATAATCAAAGACAGAGTGTGTCTTGATTCACATATCTTCAGAAACAGAAATGATATGATAAGGTATAGGGGAATCTGTATGTGGAGGTGATTGCAGTGTTTGACTATTCACATTTCCCATGGGAGCCTTCATCTGAAAAACTATTTGATTTTATGAAGACGAATGGTCAACGTTTTACTGTAAGCAAAGGACAAAGAGTCATAAATACCGGTGAAGAAATAAACTACATCCAGTGTGTCGAAAAAGGAACATTGAAGACCATGATGTTAAGTAAAGACGGAAGACAAAGAACAGTGAGTATTATTCAAGCCGGAGGAATTTACGGTTTAGTTCCCGTACTTCTGGAAGTAAAATCGTCTCCCCTTGAGATAAGGGCTTGTGAAGACAGCACAATTTGTTATGTCACGAAAAATCAAATTTTTGAAGGAATTAATGGTAACCCCATCTTGGCCTTTGCTTTTATGGACTACTTGAGTAATTACGCTATTGCGCTTGTAGAAAATTTCGAATCCTTATGGTTTTTCCCTCCAAGACAGCGGTTTTTACTATTCTTACGTAATCTTTATTCACTCAATCACTCAGAATATGATAATTGGTATAAAGCCCCATATATCCTTACTCATCAAGAGATTGCAGATTCTATTGGTGCTACACGAGAATTTGTTACGAAGCAATTCTCTGATTTAAAAAACAAAGGTATGATCAAAGTAATAGATCGAAATATATATTTTCCCGAAGACTTCAAATCATGGGTTGAATCCCAATTATAAACTGGCCTCATTTATTCTACTGCAAAGTTATGCATATCAATATCTTCTGGAATTTCAGGCTCCTGAGGAGTTTGGGATTCCATATTAATTTTTTGGGCACTTAAGTCTGCAACAGAATTAGAATCTATGTTCTGCCAAAAGATCAAACTGATTATTACAAGTGTAACAACACATAAGGCATGGTTTAGGATATCACCGATATTGTATTTATTATTCATTTTCTCCCTCGCGTTGATTTAATTACACCTACTCGTTTTTATTCATCGGCATTTGGTGCTGGGTAACTTTCTCAGGTAAGTGCACGAGTTTTCCGAGTCTACGCCTGATTTTAGCGCAAATATCCAGAAAAGCACCTACTGGACAGAAGCAATCGCACCAGAACCGATAGATAAAGATGGACCCCGTCATAATCACAAGCAATAATAGCCAATTAAGAAAAGTCCCTGTAAGCCCAAACAACGTGCCAAATGGTTCATAACTACCAATAGCCGGGTTCCGGTACAGGAAAGTTAAAAGTAAGCCAGACCATAACAGTATCTTAGGCAATAATTTCAGGAGCTGATTAGATACCCTTCGGCACTTGCTGCGACCTCTTACCATACTTGTTAATTCTTGTACTCCCCCGAAAGGACACAGCCAGTAACAGTATAGGTTGCGTCCTGAAAAAAGAGCGATTCCTAAACCACCTAGTACGATTACATACCAAATCATATTACTGTGTATAGAAGGCCAATACCCCATCAATAATGCCGAGATAGAGGATAAGGAAATCTGGATTTTAAGCCAGAATCCAAAGATAATGACTGCAGCAAGTAAAGTAATATACCGCATTTTGGACTTTTTCCACACCAAGCTTAGGACCCATACGGCTAAAAGCAGAATGATCGCGCTTGCTTCCGCTAACCCAAACTTCCAGGATTCCGGCTTTTCCGATATGCTTAGACCAAGTTGATTGACTGCCACTTCGTGACTTCCCTGTCGTACAGCATTGGCGATAGCCCTGGAACTTACCGTGGCCCCGGTGACGTAATCAATGTCAGCACCCAGTTCAATCGGATCATTTGCTTTTATGTTCTTAAACTGATCCAGAAATTTTGCCTTTAAGACTTTGTTCAAAAAACTAGGCGTCTCTCTGCTCTCCACAACCACAACCTGTTGGATCTCCCCCAGCGGATCAATTACTGCAGCTACCTTCATTGGCCCGCCGTAACCATTGGCCTCTCCAAATACGACATAATAATGTTCCTTGCCGTTGCTTTGATCCGTTTTAAAAGTTGGAGGGTTGTTACTTATTTTTTCAAAGTTTGTTTGCGGCAAAATCTGTTTCATGTAAAGGAGTTCATCCTTCTCTGCTGCCATATTGGAATATGCCAAAGCCCCAATCAATATAGCAACCGCAACAACTATCATTATGCGTTTTAACATTACTGCTTCCTCCAGAAGTGTGACTAATAACTAGGCTGACAAATGAAGTAAATAAGAAACCTAATAATGATATGCCGACTCCCGCTTGGGAGCCGGCAATTCTTTTGTAGTTCTACTTACTTCCTTGGAAAGAATTTATTAGGATCCTGTGCCCACCAGCTTGCCACATCTTTGGGTTCTGAATAGCCTAACATTTTTTCCATCTTGACAAGCGTGGATCCTAGCGTCGGTGCCAAATGCGCTGCTAACTTATGCATTTCAGTTTTGGGTTTATTGTACGGACAATAATGAACACAGTTACCACAAGCACTTATGTTATGATCATCCCAATAGGCTTTGCATTTACAAGCATCAATCGGCCACTTTTTAACACCAGAATTTGTAGTGGAATATACGGCTTCGGCAGTACGATTATTATCCTTGGGAATAGACCCGGAAGGACAGTTATCAGCGCAAACCGCACAGGTCTCGCAGAACTTGGTCACTCCCATATCTATAGGTTTATCCGGCTGGATAGGCATGTCGGTGATAACACCACAAATACGCAGACGAGGTCCAAAGTCCGGGTTGATAAGCAGACCATTCCGTCCCATTTCCCCCAGCCCTGCATCGACAGCCATCGGAATTCCCAAGCCTGGTCCATAACTGCCAAATGGCCAAGCACGGTAACCCATATAATTAATAAAGAGGGCCAAGTGCATAATCAAGAATTTATCAAAGCTGTATGCCCGATACGTTTCAGCTACTTCAACACAGGAAAGGGTACGCTGGTAGGCCTCGTAGTCCATTTCAATACCACAGACGATAACGTTATTCATCTCTTGAGGCAATTCATCATCTACATTCGGCAGTTGTAATTTCTTTCTTTCTTCGGGTGTCATCACCGGCCCCAACAGGCCTTTTTCAAGACCAAACACTTTTGTAAACAAGTCTTTGGCATCCGTCTTCCAATTCTCAACGTGATACCTGTGACTGTAAAGCCAATTCCGATTAAGCTTACAGGTTCCCACAACGCTTGCGCCGAAATGTTTAGCGGCCATTTTCACAGTCTGGGCTGCTTCTTCCGGAGTCGTCTTGTATGGTTGTGTTAATCCCGGAGGCAGTTCTGGCTCCCACAGGTGCGACGCAGCAAAGCTACCAACTTTAAACATCAACGCGGAACTCATAAATAATGATAGATCGCGATGATCAAACCCAGGTTTTGGTGTCCCGGTAGCAATATTTTTTAAAGTATCATGAAAGGCTGTCATCCCTTGTGGGCCAAACATATAAAACGACTGGCTTTCATCCCAATACCCGCGGGAATGAGCGTTATTTCTATTATCAAATCGCCCGACTTCACCTTCAACCTCATAAGGCGGTTTATCCACTCTGGGGTATTCCAGCGCACTCGCAGCACCGTCTCCAAGTAATTTCTCTCTTGCTCCGGGCGTAAGTGTCAATATACTGGTCAGGGCTCCAGTCAGTGCAGTACTTTTCAGAAAGGACCTTCTGCTAAGTTTCTTAGACATTTTATGCTTTTTCTCCTTTCATTAACTTGGCAATCGTTTTTTTTCCAAAAGATTTGCTGACCAATAATTGAGCAACAGCAACGATAACGACCCCAATAATACCCATCAGGAATAATCCGACTATTCCGGCTTTGGGCTGCCCCTCCCATACTCCCATGTAGAGCCAATATATTAAAAAATCTACATAGAGTGTAACAAATATTGATAATACCCAGCTCCAGATGCCGAACTTGCGGTTCTTCTTCTCCACAGACTTTTTGTATAATTGAATAAGCAATACCGTAGCAAGACCCAAAATATATGCGATGATTCCACCCATACTATCTACCACGTCTCCCTTCTTCTCTACTTTTCCTTTTCTTTGTAATTTTTGCTTTTTTACCAATTTTTTGTGACCTGAACCTAATAAACACAATCATTAATGGGAACTTTTCATGTATTTTTCACGCTATATCCCCTCCTTGTAAATACTTTTTTCAACTTCATACGTCATCCGCTTCATAATATAAAGCATAATGTTAGAATTTTCTGTGTTACGATACACATAACAAGAAGCCCACTCAAAAGTATAATCTTGAGTGGGCCCTGGTTTGTATTTTTTTACCATCAACAATCCAAAGTCAGTACTTTAAAACTTCATTAATCATAGAAGCTAATTTTGAAAGATTGTAAATGTAAATTTTATCTTTTGTTTTTTTGAGTATTCTCTGCTCTTCTAGCATTTTAAACAGTTTACTCACTGAAACATAATGAGTTCCAGTAATGTCTCCGATAGTTTTTTGCGTTAGTTTGGTGTTTATAATGTAATAATTGTCCACAAGCTTTCCTTCAGAGATACAGAGATTATAGATAAACCGTAATATTCTGCTTGACGGCCGGTAATAACTTAAATCCCTTGTTTTTGCCATAAGACAATAAGACTTATCAAGAATATTTTGAATAACTTCCAGAAGTACCTGTTTATCCTCATTAAATATTTCCAGAATATCTTCAAGCGCAAAAAAATAAACCGTACTTTTTCTGATCGCATAAACCTGAACTTCGCTATTGTCTTCATTTGAATTGATTGTTGCCCCGATCGTTTTTTCATTAACATGAAAAAGAAATTTGGTACAGCCATCATCTGAACCAATGCTTACACCCAGGCATCCGGACTTGACATAAAGAATAGAATTAGCATTTTTACCCTGTGCTTGAACGATTGCTCCTTTAGGAAATATACGTTTATGTGCCAGATGCAAGTACTTCTCTAGTCTTTCAATTTTTTCAAAATTCTCAAGCATATAAGGCCGGGGAATTTGCTTATTATTAATATCATCCATTATCTAATTCCTCCTTTTGCATATACTAATATCCTTTATCGATTCTTATGTTAAGATTAGATTTAGCAGGAGGTTAATAAAAGTGTATAAAATTAGTTTTAGATAATACAAAAAGATTAGATATTATGCCTTCACCTGCTTAAACAAATGAAGAATTGGGTCTAAACTTAGTTTATCAGGAATTATTTTATTTTAAAGAGTTTGTCAATTATTAGAAGACGAAATCAATATAAAAGATAATATATTTTTATCTTGTGTATCGGTAACATAAATTATGAATATATTGTTCATTTTCTTAAATTTTTTAATGGTAAAGCTAAGTGTATTTTTTTTTACATAGCAATTTGTCTCTGATAACATTCGGATATAACAACTTAGGACTATTCCTTCCACTATTATATCCGAAGGGCTATCAGAGACATTATGCATTTTCTTACTAAATTTTCCCTTGAATTTTACATACTCAATGAGTTAATAACGTTCAGGCCACTCTAACCACCATTTGTACTTCTCAATCTGTTCAGTACCATAGCCAAACATATCGTCAACCTGTTTAAGCAAACTTGACGCAGTTTCACCGTGACTACCGAGAAATGTACCGGCCTGATGGAACCAGGAGTCTTCTTTGGAATTCCATGGACAAACCTTCATGCAGCGTCCGCACATGGACCCTTCTTTATTGGTTACACGGAATTCAACGCATTTCTTAATGTCACTCTGCCAACGCAAAATACCATTCTTTTCAATATAATCTTCGTCTTGGGTAATCGCTCCCGAAGGACAATTATCGGCACATTTTTTGCACACCCTGCAGAAATCCTGAGCGCCGAAATCAATTGGCCTATCTGGAGCTAGCGGCAAGTCCGTGGTCACAGCGGCAACTTTGTTGCGGAATCCAAGTGTTGGGTGAGCTACACAGTCACCTGTCCTTGTCATCTCTCCCAGTCCTGCGGATATCATACAAGGAGCCATGATCGCGGCATAATTGGAAAAATGATGCGCTCTGGCGTTGTAACCAAGATTACGGATATAGTTTGCCAAAATCACCGTAATAACGGCGGTTGCATGGTAAGAACGGAATGATTGGGAACCGCTGATGCCGTCATAGCCGGTAGATGCCAGCATGGTCTCCAAATGCTGATCAGTCATGACAACGATGACATAAGGCAGGCTCTCTGTGACAGGTACTGATTTAGACAAGTCATCTTTCATCATATCTGCAAGAGGAGGCGCCTTGAACTCATAGTATGCAAATGAAGGCATTTTGCCGATGCCGACCTCATCAGCCCTTAAGAAATAGGCGCAGTCTTTGATATGCTGGGACATCTGTTCAGGGTCGGGAATATTCAATTTTTCAGGGGCGGTTTTTCCAGAGACCATCGGAGCTAAGCTTAAAGTAAACTTGGCTAAAGCATCTCCCAAAGGATATTTTGCAGCAGCATGGTAAAACATGTTCGCCTTAAAAGCCGCCTCGGAAACCTTATGGCGGAAAACCAAGTTGAATCCCTGATCTGCCTCATGGAATTTTTTTATAGGACCAACAATCTTGGTTGTGCCCAACCATTGGTCGTTAAAATCAGCCATTTTAACTGAGGCGCTGCCGTAATTCGTCGGATGAAGCTTCGACTGTCCTGCGGAGTTTGACACCGTCTCGGCGGCTTGCACCGGCAAAGCATTTGCCATACCAAGAATACCCATGGAAATAGCTGAGGCTGCTCCTGCCTTTAGGAAATTACGTCGGTTTATCCTTAGCTCCTGCTCCTGTTTCTGCCCTTCTTGTTTTTCAATAGACATCCTTTTTCACCTCTTTAAGCTTCTAAGCTTGTATTTGCTTTTTTCTGTTGTTTACCGAAAAATCCCAAGAGTCTTGCTAAGACTACTGCTAGTACAACTGAAATACCTAAAAACAAAAAGATTGCTGTACTCGTTGCTTTGACATGCCCTACGCTCGCATTAATATAAATGAAAGAAATCCCCATCCAAGTAATTGCATACCATGCGACGTATAAAACCCAATTAAGAATAGTTTTCCATTTTTTGTCCGTATTTGCTCTAGGTTTAATAAATAGTAGGCCGGCTAAAAAAAGAACACCCGCTAGAAACACCAAAAATGTACCCATATTTCTCCTCCTTTATTTTTTATTAGCAGCTTCCGCAATTGCTCTGATTCCGGAAACCACAATTTCCAATTAAATATAGCATTTATTCTAAAAAAAACGCTTAGTATTTCTTAAGCGTTTTTTGATTAAAATTTAACTATATTAACATCATGGCAGGCCATAAATTCCTCCTGCTCTTCTGTCGGAATCCCCAGGGGGATGACCGCTTGGAAAAAACTAAAATTCGGATTCGAATCCGAACTTGGCAGGCCACTTTCTCCACCCCCAAAAGAAAAGACGCCATTTTTATTGACGTCCTTCATTGGGGCTAAGTTGTGATACAGCCCCTTTCTCAAATATTTGGTGGTTTCCTGGAGTAATGATAGATTTGTAAGCCAAAGCGGCAATGACAATTATTAACGGAAATGTTACAAATATACGTATTCCTGACTTTTTCTTTTTTACTTTTCGTGCCATACTCTAAAACAGCTCCTTATTCTGTGCTGATATTATTCAACCACAGAACAAGGAGCTATTTTGGAATTCCAGCTTATGAATTTCTTAAGATTTTCTTATAACGGTATCTGGAGTTTCACTGTGATATACATGTTCTTTGCGACACTACTGCATCCTAATAGTTGTAAAAATAGGAATAAAACTTTATTAAGGAGAAAATCACCGTATCTTAAGGTTTTATTAAGACATTTCTTTTTTAAATATCCTAGAATAAACAAGTTAATTACAACGGAGGTGAATTTAGTGATCATTACGATTTTAATGTTTATTATAGTGTCGATTACATGGTTTATTAGTACTTTGCCCTTCTTGGTTCCATACCATATACTACTGACCTCTCAAAGCAGAAAGATTGGCTATAAACTGTCAATTGAACATATTGTAATCGTATATATCTTTGTGTACTACCTTACTGGTGTTCTAGATTTTACTGGTATTTATACCATTTTGAGGGATATCGTTCATAACAGCTTTGGTATAATAACACCAAAGGGGTTGAATATTCCACCTGATGAGATTAATCTGATTCCATTTCGTTGGCTTACAGAGGGTGTTCGCCCATACATAGAAAATATATTACTTTTTATACCTCTTGGATTTATGCTTCCATGTATTTGGAAAAAGTATGAAGTGTTATGGAAAACAGCATTATCCGGTATTACATTCTCTCTTATCATAGAATTGAGTCAATTGTTCAATAGAAATAGAGTAACGGATATTGATGATTTACTGATGAATACTCTCGGAGCGTTAATCGGATGGGTAATTTTTAGGCTGCTGAAAGAACATTTATCAAAATTACAGGACAAGGTTTCTGTCCAAAGTACCAATATCGAAAAAATTCCCTTACTCCTTCGTGAAGAGGCATGTTTTTATATGGCCTGCGCATTCGCCGGTATGTTCTTTGTGTATAACCCATTTTTAATTTACCCATTTTTAAGATCTTTATTTAATTAACAAAAAGACACGCTATCTGACTTATGCAGATAACTTGTCCTTTTCTTGCTTTTGTGGAAGCACGACAGTAAAGACTGTCTTTTCTGTATTACTTTGCACGAAAATATTGCCTCCATGCGCGTTTACGATTTGTTTGGCAATAGCCAATCCAAGCCCGGCACCGCCTGTATTGGCAGAACGGGATGTGTCCAGCCGAAAAAATTTCTCAAATATCGTTTCCAGTTTTTCTCGTGGGATAGGATTACCTTGATTCGTAAAAGTTATAACAATATTTTTGTCCTGCTGCTGAGCAGAAATGTCAATGACGCTGTTTTCATAGCTATAGGCCAGCGCATTTTTCAGGATGTTATTGAACACCCGGGCCAGTTTGTCTGCATCTCCCCACAGGGTGAGTCCATCGGGCACATTGACGGACACCTGCTTTCCTTGTGGAGTCAACATGGGATAGAATTCATCCGCCATCTGCTGGAGCATGAACTGTAAATTGATTTTTTCTTTATTCAAAACAATTGTTTGAAGATTAAATCTTGTAATCTCAAAAAACTCATCGATAAGCTGCTCTAAACGATAAGCTTTTTCCAAGGTAATACCGACATATTTTGCCTTCTGCTCAGGAGGCATATCAGGAGCTTCATCCAGAAGACTTAAGTATCCTATAACGGAGGTCAGAGGTGTCTTGATATCATGAGCCAAGTAAACTACCAAATCATTTTTGCGCTGCTCGGCCTCAAGCGCGGCTTTCTTTTGTTTTCCCAAGTTGTTTTTCATCTGATTAAGCTTATTTTCCATAAAATCCAATTCCGGTGCCAAGATAATTTCAGCATTAGATTCCTCAGCAAGTTTATCCATTCCGGCGCTGATTTCATCAAAATATTTTGTGAACCAAGAGACAAAAAACCGAAGAAGGATAACTAA is a window from the Dehalobacter sp. DCA genome containing:
- a CDS encoding winged helix-turn-helix transcriptional regulator, coding for MKSDQNNSACRNNCPCMEDCPLGSALRLIGGKWKVPILCALNQDGITRYNELKRKIRGITNTMLAGSLKELEEDGLIYRKQYMEMPVRVEYALTDLCSDLMPILKQLAHWGIQVQESEYTLNKN
- a CDS encoding Crp/Fnr family transcriptional regulator, which gives rise to MEVIAVFDYSHFPWEPSSEKLFDFMKTNGQRFTVSKGQRVINTGEEINYIQCVEKGTLKTMMLSKDGRQRTVSIIQAGGIYGLVPVLLEVKSSPLEIRACEDSTICYVTKNQIFEGINGNPILAFAFMDYLSNYAIALVENFESLWFFPPRQRFLLFLRNLYSLNHSEYDNWYKAPYILTHQEIADSIGATREFVTKQFSDLKNKGMIKVIDRNIYFPEDFKSWVESQL
- a CDS encoding pyridoxamine 5'-phosphate oxidase family protein, giving the protein MVINEGVKAVIEGSAFLSLVTLGADGIPHPIIVGKGEVVGDTVVFGIYKMDVTQQNLAADKNIWVVAATMDGGPKGYRLNGTAEVKDKKLIFTPAKVDALI
- a CDS encoding cobalamin B12-binding domain-containing protein (Presence of a B(12) (cobalamin)-binding domain implies dependence on cobalamin itself, in one of its several forms, or in some unusual lineages, dependence on a cobalamin-like analog.), producing MMDLKALIQAMSDLDEDVLNKAIDEVLSKDDNAAEVQEVVKACQQGMTLVGERYDSGEYFIGDLVFAGEVLQNVMDKLKPVLSAGSSAKGGMIVLATVFGDLHDIGKNIFRSMVEAANFEVIDLGINVPVSQIVDKVKEVNPDIVGLSGVLTLALDSMKETVDGLNNAGLRNSVKVIIGGVPVNENVCQSIGADAFSTNAAEGVKICQRWVG
- a CDS encoding FMN-binding protein translates to MLKRIMIVVAVAILIGALAYSNMAAEKDELLYMKQILPQTNFEKISNNPPTFKTDQSNGKEHYYVVFGEANGYGGPMKVAAVIDPLGEIQQVVVVESRETPSFLNKVLKAKFLDQFKNIKANDPIELGADIDYVTGATVSSRAIANAVRQGSHEVAVNQLGLSISEKPESWKFGLAEASAIILLLAVWVLSLVWKKSKMRYITLLAAVIIFGFWLKIQISLSSISALLMGYWPSIHSNMIWYVIVLGGLGIALFSGRNLYCYWLCPFGGVQELTSMVRGRSKCRRVSNQLLKLLPKILLWSGLLLTFLYRNPAIGSYEPFGTLFGLTGTFLNWLLLLVIMTGSIFIYRFWCDCFCPVGAFLDICAKIRRRLGKLVHLPEKVTQHQMPMNKNE
- a CDS encoding uroporphyrinogen decarboxylase family protein, whose protein sequence is MSEIMNLYQKRVERVYKAINLEQPDRVPISSALGTWSSYYAGYTDSESNWDLDKCSKSLLKVVNDIPMDVLHMFYARPGGMYQALGSKSFHYLNESNIVQYSDENAEVMTSEEYPEFIKDPFRFMVEKVLPRKYSELAKESPAKDLALAKGAMQFGMYGAKKGAAEANLITQYGIPMLFDGLAIMPLDWIADFFRGIKGAFMDMRRRPEELLEAAQALTPLVIRFGMGQMFSTPPKANPKIILLPLHLPTMLKTADFDKFYWPMFKTIIEAFVANGVIPMPFYEGDWSRYYDHLQDLPAKKTLGWFEHGDSKELKQKLGNTMCILGLFPLTLLQYGTKEECITKAKELLDDLAPGGGYIFSTDKELLSAADGKVENIIAVNKFVMEYGIY